The sequence below is a genomic window from Dyadobacter chenwenxiniae.
CACGGCGCTGGTTGGACAGTTTAGCAAAATATATTTGTTATTCTTGGCAGCCTGAACGGACTTAATGCGGAAAAGCAATTGATCCAGCAAATCCTTTTGAACATCCGAAAGGTGCTTACTGGCGATCATCACCGCTTCTGAACGGAAAATGGTCTCAACCTCTTTCAAACCATTGCTCAAAAGTGTGCTACCTGAGCTTACAATGTCACAAACTGCATCCGCCAGGCCAATGCTCGGCGCAATTTCCACCGATCCGCTGATCTCGTGAATCTGTGCTTTTACATTGTTGGAGCTCAGATATTTTTCCAATAAGCGCGGGTAAGTTGTAGCAATGCTTTTCCCTTCCAGATCAGTTACATTATTATAATCATGCTCTCTCAGCACACCGATCGACAATCTGCATTTAGAAAATCCAAGCTTGTGAACCGTATCCACGTCGCGGTTTGACTCCTCGGAAACATTTTCACCAACGATGCCCAGATGTGCCACGCCGTCCTCAACATACCCCGGAATATCATCGTCCCGAAGGAAAAGGATTTGTGCAGGAAAATTTGTAGCGTCCGTTTTTAATTTCCCGGCACCATTATCAAACCGAATCCCACACTCTTTAATCAGTTTCAGAGAGTC
It includes:
- the hisG gene encoding ATP phosphoribosyltransferase, producing the protein MNDNILRIAIQKSGRLSEDSLKLIKECGIRFDNGAGKLKTDATNFPAQILFLRDDDIPGYVEDGVAHLGIVGENVSEESNRDVDTVHKLGFSKCRLSIGVLREHDYNNVTDLEGKSIATTYPRLLEKYLSSNNVKAQIHEISGSVEIAPSIGLADAVCDIVSSGSTLLSNGLKEVETIFRSEAVMIASKHLSDVQKDLLDQLLFRIKSVQAAKNNKYILLNCPTSAVESITKFLPGMRAPTILPLATEGWCSLHSVINENEFWENIEKIRQAGAEGILVIPIEKMIL